The sequence below is a genomic window from Penaeus monodon isolate SGIC_2016 chromosome 14, NSTDA_Pmon_1, whole genome shotgun sequence.
ATCAAGAACGTAAACAAATCTAGATCCAGATAACATGTCTTCAATACAAAACACATTATCTGAAAACTATTACGAAAAAAATTAACTCAAATGCCCCCTAAAAGGAaagtttttctcattttctttattagtttctccgacaaagaaaatgggaatggcGAATGGGGTGGGGCAACCAAGGTGACTTTATATCGCCTATAATGTCCCCCGTTTCTTGTCTCCCGCACCATTTAATCCCCATTTCGGGTACTCTGTATGATTATCCCCAAAGTTGGCTGGCGGGGTTTCACCTTAAGAGGAATGTCGCGTGTCAGTCAGTCTTCTACTTTGGTTTAATCACTGTGATGGCCCCGGGGAGATAAAGATGACATTCCTATGCCTCTGTGACCGAAGTGTGAATTTCAGAGGAATGGTcgaggaggttggggggaggggggggggaggaggtatatATGCATTGCGTTGAGAgttctaaaaataatttttcatttttctttggctccttattttttttttaatctctctttcctccccctcccccccccctctctctctctctctctctctccccctctctctctctctctctatatatatatatatatatatatatatatatatatatgtatatatatatatatatatatatatatatatatatatatatatatatatccctgccctaacccccactctttctctccttatatctatctatctattcatctgtctacctatctacctgtctatcagtctgtcacatccttttttctctctctttagattTAAATCTTGCAtctagcaacaacaataatgataatagtaataaaccatattatgatgatggtaataatgatggttacgatgatgatgatagtaataatgatagtaataataatattaatgataataatagtaatgaatgatattgttaatattatgataatattatataacgataaagataataatgacaacaattgtagtagtaataataatgacaatgataatgataatgataatgataataacgacacacacacacacacacacaaatatatatatatatatatatatatatatatatatatatatatatatatatatatatatatatatatatatatatatgataacaatactgctactactaatatcaatgataacaacaaggaaaataataacaccaccatATTATCTCAGAAAAGCAAACCGATCGTGGACCACTGAATCgagcgagaaaagaaaaataaacctaaAATTCCTCTCAGAAAGATTAAGCTTCTATTTTAGGACCAATGACCCATCGTCGGCTCCGTAGACCTTTCCATTTAAATTGCGAGAGCTGGCAACTCAGGGCGACCTCGATCACGCAGAACCTTTGCTCCTCAGTGCCAGCGCGGCGGGCCTGGGTGGCGCCGGTGACTCGAGATGGGTCACGCTTCGCTGGCTGGTCGAGGGCGGGTGATCATGGAGACTTcgaaatgtgtttgtatgtgtatatatgtatgtgtatatgaatatacatacgcgtatgtatgtatacatatatatatatatatatatatgcatgtatgtatacacatatgtgtatacagtatatatatatatactacgtatacaaacacacacacgcacacacacacacacacacacacacacacacacgcacacacacacacacttatatatatatatatatatatatatatatatatatatatatatatatatatacctagtacacacacacagacatatatatatatatatatatatatatatatatatatatatttatatatatgtacatatataatatatatatatgtatgtgtatatatgtatatatatacttactatatatatgtgtgtacataaatatgtatgtataaatacattcatacagataAATATAGGTGCACCTcgcgtgtatatagatatatataaatataaatatatatatatatatatatatatatatatatatatatatatacacacacatatacatactgtcgcgatggcccagtggttagcgcactggactccgaccctcgtggtcccgagttcatttccccgcCGCAGTTGTAGAAAATGCTTGCGCTCCGATTAATGACTGccaacctctcaatagtgaactgagagaggcccaagtcctgcagtggaataaatggctgttgaaaaaaaatgtatatatatacacatacacacatatatatatatactaggtatatatatgtatatatatacatatacaatatatatgtatatatatacatacatacataatatatatatgtatatatatacacacataccaagtttacatatatatatatatatacacacacactcactaggcgcatgcacgcacgcacgcacgcacccacacacacacacacacacacactcatccatccatctatccatttctcGATCAACCTACCTAAATCTGCacgtgtggatgtatatgtgcgCAAGGGTATGGTAAACAAATACCGTGCAATTAAAAACGAGttggcataaaaaaaatcttcaagataAAATATCATATGTTGCTTGAGAAAACATACAAGATTAAGCAAAGTATCTTGTTTACCAGCTCATGCGTTAATGGAATATGATAATTGAAGCTATGCCTTGAAGTTATATTCTGAGTGGCAAACATAATGCTAATGTTGTTTCTgaaatgtaatatacacataacctgatacacatacacgtgcgcatatatatatatatatatatatatatatatatatatatatatatatatatatatatatatatatatgtatatatatatatatgtgtgtgtgtgtgtgtgtgtgtgtgtgtgtgtgtgtgtgtgtgtgtgtgtgtgtgtgtgtgtgtgtgtgcgtgtgtgtacacaaactcacacgcatACATTAAGGGAGAGTAtgagacagatcgatagacagacagataagatagacagaacagatgacagagagacatacagagaagaGCAAAAAAGAATACCGGTCATGGCACACAGACCATAGAACCACATTTCGGCCGTGATgggaattaccttttttttttttttagtgtactcTGACAACCTCACTTCTGTGGAAACTTTACCCGGGGATATATGTGAAGGTCATTCATTACAATGAGGATAATAggtaattgatattattttaatagagTGCTAGTtacccctcataaaaaaaaacgaatcaacaTTGAAGAGATTTAGTAGTCTCTGCCATATTAATTTATAAACTTCATCATAAAGTCATATCAAACGTTAGACAGCTAGCGGGAAAATCTTAACTTCATCCCCAGccacgaaaacagaaaaaaatcgctATTTAGATTGACCAAAGAGtgattaatccccccccccccaccgaggaGCGCAGTGCGTAACCCACAAATGACATCGAGTCTCAGTCGACCTTCAGCGCGAGTTGGCACCGGCGTCGCGCAGGACAGTGACACCGAAGACACAtgcgtgcacacagacacaggcacatctgcattatatgtattcatgtatgtatatgtatatatatacatatatatatatatatatatatatatatatatatatatatatatatatatatatatatatactgtatatataaataatgtgtaatatatatatatatatatatattatatatatatatatatatatatattatatatatatactgtatatatacaatgtgtatatatatacatatctatctatctgtctatctatctatctctctatctatctatctatctatctatctatatatgtgtgtgtgtgtgtgtgtgtttaatatatacatacatttatatgtttatatgtatgtatgtatatatattcatatatatgtatacatataaatatatatatatatatatatatatatatatatatatatatatatatatattatatatatatattatatatatatatatatatatatatatatatatatatatatacatatatatatatatatatatatatatatatatatatataatacatatatatatatctatgtatatatatatacacactaatatgaatatatatatatatatatatatgtatatatatatatatatatatatatatatatatatatatatatatatgtgtgtgtgtgtgtgtgtgtgtgtgtgtgtgtgtgtgtgtgtgtgtgtgtgtgtgtgtgtgtgagtgtgtgtgtgtgtgtgtgtgtgtgtgtgtgtgtgtgtgtgtgtgtgtgtgtgtgtgtgtgtgtgtgtgtgtgtgtgtgtgtgagtgtgtgtgtgtgtgtgtatatatacatatatatatatatatatatatatatatatatatatatatatatatattacatacacacacacacacacacacacacacagacacacacacacatatatatatatatatatatatatatatatatatatatatatatatatatatacatacatatatatatatatgtgtgtgtgtgtgtgtgtgtgtctgtaggcaTGTATAAATGTAACTTTGATTCTCAAGAACGGGACCGGCCTGGGATTGTCAGAAAAAAAACGCAGATTTTTTATTAAAGTAGACACGATCTGGCGATTTTACCACAAAAGGGAACATACAAGTAAataggtatttttttctttttctttttttttatcggatcGGAATGTGcgcagaaaaaaaattcccttcctcATCACTGAatctgtatttgtgttttatatggatatatatatatatatatatatatatatatatatatatatatatatatatatatatatatatatatatatatatatatataatttttttttgagtgtttatatgtttatatgtcacacacacacacacacacacacactcacacatatataaacacacatacatatctatcaatgtatttactgtatacatagatatacatgtcaTTGTCTTTGCTGTAAACAGAGATAGAGTTCGTTCATTACTCGTCCTTGCAATCTCCTTTTCGATATCTGGAACGAGCTTTTGAAGAAGAGAAACGCAGGCATGGGCGTGTGTGCAGAGGTTTGAAATGCAGTGTGAGCGTGGGggattttcgtctctctctctctcctttctctacctcctttctctttctttccctctctctctctctgcttctcctatcttccttttttttcttcccggtCTCTTTGCTCTCGCTATTTATCTTTGTTCTTAGCTCTACCTGGCTCTCTCGTGTTCACTCgccttttaaacttatttttctttatagttttttatCCTCCACACACACGATATcatacacaattattattattattattattatcattattatgattacgattatcaccatcatcatcatcatcgtcgtcgtcatcgtcatcatcatcgtcattatcatcatcatcattatcattatcatcatcatcatcattatctatgatCCTCTGGCGAAGGAAGGGCGGCAGTCACGAAGTGCGGgcggaatgtggggggggggggagtgggcaaCCGCGATTTTTATGGTGATCGTTACTACCATCCCTACCATTCTCTTACCATCACCATACAGAGCGTGGAGTTTGATCTTTTTCTTCGTGCCCTCTCTCCTAGTTtcaatttatattgtttttccctttctatattgcagtaatattttcctttctgtttcatcTCGTTTCTTGTTAATGTGATAAATAACTTAGAAGGAAATGTTGAATGTTggaagtatcttttttttttagaatgtattTAAAGCTTACACCATAAACTAATGATCGATGTTACGTTTCTTGAAGTTCGTAAGTTTCTCAGAATGTTTGGGGAAATCGATCCTGCTCAGTTTGTTGACGATCTTTAGCCATTGCAGAGCGTAGATATTCCCTCGAAAGCGGACGTCATCAAAGATCCCTTTGCATTATACACACTATCATactacactatcacacacacacacacacacacactctctctctctcttacatactcattcactcactcactttcacacacacacacacacacacactctctctctctttctctctcacacacactcattcactcactcactttcgcacacacacacacacactctctctctctctttctctcacacacacacaaacacacactctctctctctctctttctcacacacacacacacacactttttgctGTATCTGCATTatatactctttctttttttctgtttccctgtgCTCATTAtataccctcttctctctcttcctcatctctcttccctactTACATTACACTTGTAATTTTAACTCATATCTTTGTATCTACAATTTACCCCCGAACATTGACGTGTAGGAACTCAGATAACGGataatttaccattttcttcatccctcctttctctttccgttcTCACTCGGAAACGCGCGTGGGTGGGTATCTTTGTAGTGGTCGGAGCGTCGATTCAGGAGACATGAATGAAGCGCCCAACGAAGCTCCGAAACAAGGTATCGATTCTCTTGTTTATATTCGCGAGCGATATCGGATCGCAGTGTGCGAGGGTAGAATAAGGCTTCTGGGTTCGCGTGCGTGCGAGCTTTTTGGTGAGGTTATTATCGTTAGTGTTACTGGTATTTctgttgtttacttgttttagCTTTTCATTACtgtaactttgtgtgtgtgtgtgtgtgtgtgtgtgtgtgtgtgtgtgtgtgtgtgtgtgtgtgtgtgtgtgtgtgtgtgtgtgtgtgtgtgtgtgtgtgtatgtgtgtgtgtgaatatatttacatatacatatgcataaacatgggggccgcggtggccgaatggttagagcatcggactcaaggctgtcacaacggcaatctgagttcgagggttcgagtcaccggccggcgcgttgtttcccttgggcaaggaacttcacctcgattgcctgcctagccacttggtggccaagccagctcaagtcagtgccgggtaagagatgatgactcgataaaaaaaaaaaaaaacaccgggcggaaggcaatggcaaaccaccgctcgaaattgctaagtaaaaaaatcatggaagcccattatcgtcaaaggccgcggtggccgaatggttagagcgtcggactcaaaactgtcacgacggcaatctgaattcgagggttcgagtcaccaaccgccacgttgttcccttgggcaaagaacttcaccttcattgcctacctagccacagggtatccaaagccagcccaagtcaagtgctggtcccaagcccggataaatagagagaatgattacctaaaaaggtaccaccggcactctccgtggaaaggaactggggaccctaccacgtactcactccaagagcatcacaacatgaaaactacaattaagtatcatgctgtgaccacggcggctcagacatgaacctaccgttaaaagaagaagatgcataaacatacgtacatacatatacatatatatgtatatataaacacatatacgtacatatatatatatatatatatatatatatatatatatatatatatatatatatatatgtgtgtgtgtgtgtgtgtgtgtgtgtgtgtgtgtgtgtgtgtgtatttatatctaaaaacaaaataataggaaTGAACCAGACTTGCGCAGTTGAATCAGCGTCCCCAACCCCACTCACCCCACGTGACAGGGTAACCGGGGACACGAGATACTGTCCTTGTTCCACCCCGACCACAGGTATATAAAGCGGTCGACTGACTTTGTTTACATCATTCGCTCTCTCGACAGCGGTAACACACAACCCTCCTACAGGTGATTGAGCCAGTTCTTGTTATGTTAAAGGATTGTTTTAAAAAGAATGTGAACTgtagtaatattatgataatttttgttttgctgaTAGAATCGAATGTCAGATAAGCTCCTGATACCTCGTGATTTTTACGGTGGTGGGCATGTTATGTATTCATTGCATGTAAACAAAGGAAGAGGTAATCCTGCAGCTGATATagaaaatgcaaatattttttttttaatgctgatgTTTGATTTATTTAAGATGTCTGTGTCCTTTGGGCTGTTTCtgtgtcattttgttttatttttttttgtaataatttaattATGTGCATTGGGGGTATTTCAGACAGTGGACTATATTTCTTGggtgatttatcattatttttgtttttacctgtgtcattattatttttattatcgttatattctcatgggttttaaatattatattcattatatcatattcatcgACATCATTGTTATTTCgatactattattagtaataaaaaaaaattctttagatCTTTCTTATACACGGTGTTATCCTGGTCTTATGTAGCACAGAATAAAATTTCTGAGACGTCCACCTTCAGCGCCTCCCTCCATGTTCCCCAGGATGCAGCTGACCCTCGCAACCCTCGCGCTCCTGATGGTGGCCGCCATGCACTCGGCCGCCGGGACTCTCGTGCTCACCACGGGCTCCGTGGCGCTTTCGAGCAGCGCCGCCGCCCTGGCCGCCCTGAAGCTGAGCGCAGTAGGCGGCGCTATCTTGGGCAGCGCCATCGCCTCCCGTGGGCGCTCCAGGGGCAAGCGAGAGCAGGTACAGTGCTTGCCCGTTGCCAACACCGAGCTGTACTTCACCCTGGCCGCCAACTCCGACAAACTGGGCTGCGTCCAGCGGTTCGTGTGCGAAGTGTCCGCCCGGGATGAGGCCGACCTGACGGAGGACGAGAGGCTGTTCAGAGACGCCTTCACCTCCAGCCACGCCCCCGGAGCGGGATCCGCCCAGAGCCTGTTCGTGCGCGCGGCCTCCGTCGGCGCCAAGGGGGACCTCCGCCTCTGCGCCGACGAGTACAGCAAGTGCCCCATCGACGGGAAGACCCTCCTGAGGGAGTTTAACAAGGCCCAGCTGCAGTAGGGGCAACCACGCTGCTCTCGAGGGGAAGGAAGCTGCAGTGAGTTCCTTCTCTCGATCCGCGAGTCGTGTggatctcccttttctctcaggCAGCTACGAAATCTCTCTGAATTTTTattcaaaatgaataatatttcCGGAATTTCTTCCGTTACGATGTTAATAAAATGGAGGTGCTTTTAATTAAATTCTTTTATAACCTGCTTTTCAGCCCGTAAAAATCGACATGCTATTGTATGTTTGAAGAGCTTCTCTGGAAGACAAATGTTTGTGTTAAATCAGCCGTTTTTGGAATGAAAAAAGGCAATTTCCGTTCTTTTGGATCGTCTCCTCAGCTGAGATAGCAGTCGTTCAAAACCTATTGCccttgtgaatatatattatatatatatatatatatatatatatatatatatatatatatatgtgtgtgtgtgtgtgtgtgtgtgtgtgtgtgtgtgtgtgcgtgtgtgtgcgtgtgtgtgtgtgtgtgtgtgtgtgtgtgtgtgtgtgtgtgtgtgtgtgtgtgtgtgcgtgtgtgtgtgtgtgtgtgtgtgtgtgtgtgtataaagtaatgCTTAACTTTCCAGTACCCTTgccttacttatctatctatatacatatacatatatatttgtgcacacacacacacatatatatggtaaatctataaatctagattttgcattgtgggtttttctaccatagtatcaacacggatagtgttttaccattcatatatatatatatatatatatatatatatatatatatatatatatatatatatatatatattatatctatctatctatctatctatctatatctatctatctacatctatatataaatatatatatatatatatatatatatatatatatatatagagagagagagagagagagagagagagagagagagagagaaagaggggaaagtatAAATTGAAAGTATTAACCTTTACTAATAAAGTGAGGGTCGTTCTTTACCTCACGACTATTTATCATTCATatgcaaacacacgaacaaaccacACATCAATATTCACAGGCAGTAATTAGATGCAGCCGTAcgtaagtgataaaaaaaaagatatttgctcttaattatatatcatttccaTGATATGAGTAAATATGACGCGATATCAAGAGGGTCTTTCATCCCCGCAGAAACCACACGTACTTTTGCACAAGAACATGTAATTGGCAATCTGGTCATCAAAGAAATATGCTGATGAGGATCTGTTTCATGTCGAATGATGCTGTGGGTAATTTTAGTTAGGAATAAACAGCGAAATATTAATACTCGTTTTCAAATACGTTTTCTTTTCGAAGTGAAactagtagatatatagatagatagatagataaatagatttaaaaaattaagaataacacAAAGGTAAATCAAAAAATTAGATAggtgtttgttcattttttttaatgattttgatgCGTTGCGGGTAATTTTAGTCATGAGGAATCAATAAGTAAATAGTGTCTGTAATTTCTGATATGTTTTTTCCAAGTAAAATCGAAAATCAAAGCAAGAACAAGAACCAAATGAGAGTCTGATAGTTATTTGTTTCGAATCTTGGTGCTTCGAGTCTCTCCTCAGAgttgttcattttttattaattttg
It includes:
- the LOC119581234 gene encoding uncharacterized protein LOC119581234, producing the protein MQLTLATLALLMVAAMHSAAGTLVLTTGSVALSSSAAALAALKLSAVGGAILGSAIASRGRSRGKREQVQCLPVANTELYFTLAANSDKLGCVQRFVCEVSARDEADLTEDERLFRDAFTSSHAPGAGSAQSLFVRAASVGAKGDLRLCADEYSKCPIDGKTLLREFNKAQLQ